In the Rhinopithecus roxellana isolate Shanxi Qingling chromosome 16, ASM756505v1, whole genome shotgun sequence genome, GCTGCTCTCCCAAATACTGGTCTCTTGTCCCGTTCAATCTACCCACAATGCCAGATTAATCTCTGCAAAATATAATTCTGATTAAGTTGTTCTTTTGATAAAACTTGTGCTTTCCCTACTGGATAGAAACTGAATGTCTTAGCCAAACATTCAGAACCCTGGTTCTGTCTAGCTCATCTTCTGCTACTTTGCTCAAGTACTTCAGCCATTATAAGCAACTTGCTAATATCTACACCTGCACTCTTTCCCACTTCTGTGATTATGGTACTTGTTCCCTTTGTCTCTCTCAAATActtcatgaaaaaagaaaaaaaagatcttcCTGTATTATTTCCAGAAAGAAGTAATTTCTCAATTCTCTGAGTTCTTATAGTTCTTTTCCCTTACCTCTCTGCTGACATGTTTTGTTGTTCATCTTGTGTTATTAATTATAACTCTTTAATGCCTCAGTTCACTCAGTGATCAGTAAGTTTTCTGAGCAAAGACCATCTCTGAATGTCCCAATGCTTTACATGTTAAAACATGATTGAATAAACAATGCCCTATAAAGAATAATTGAGTAAATGTTGTCTTTTCTTCAGTGTACGGGGAACAGTCAAACCATCTTATTACTTCATCCAATCCCATGCTCTCCCTTGGCCTCCCTACTCCAGTCACACTGGCATTCTTTCAGTTCCTCCTACTTGTTTTGTTCCTCCTGCACATGGAGTTTCTTCTACTTGGAACACTCATTCCTTCCCAGAACATCCAGTTAACTTCTGTTTCTTGAGATTGTAGATCAATCATCATTTCCCCAATAAAATTTTCCTGTTGTCGAAACTCTCCTGGCACCATGTACTTCTCATCTGTAATACTCAAGGCAGGTGCTCCTTTACATCTATGGACATGATAATTTGGTTAATGTCCATGTTCCCACCAAAACTGTAAGCTCCAGGAGAACAGGGACAACAGGAAAAGCATCCACTTTAGGTCAGTATTATATTCTTCTCACATAGTAGATCCTCAATAATTATTTgctgagaaaacaaataaatagctgagtatatctgtgtgtatgtatgcacacaGTCTCTTTGAGTTTTTAGGCAAGCCTAAAGTAGGCAATAATTATAATCTCTACCATTCCTGTACCTACTATGTGATAGGCATTGAGCCTCCTTCTTCTTATaatctatctcatttaatcctgaaagTGATGCTATGAGTTAGTAATCATcatccttgttttacagatgagtgaAAAGATTCAGATAAGTAactctgcccaaggtcacaaagttgTTAAATAGCAAAACTTTGATTTAAAACCATACATGCCAAAAACTCATTAAGCACCATCTCAGtattacaaaagaaaaccaaacagatGACAAACCTGATGCTCAGAAACAGTTCAAACTCGGGCTATGTGGTTCTACAGTCTACACTGTGGCTAACGTCAGTACACTTAGATATCAAATATGGTGACTGGCAATGCTACAGAAAGGTGAGAGCTTCCAACCAAATGTCAAGGATATAGCTTCTAGAACAGCTGTGTGATCTGGTCTCCTGACTGGCTTGAAAAAATGAAACCTTATGTGAACCTCAGgtctcatttccatttccattggtTTGATTTTCCAGTGTCAGTTATTTTTACATGTGACCTACTCatatttctttatctgaaaacttttgaaggaaaaaaaaatgacttactGAAATAGAAGTTGCCATCAAGGCTCCTGGTTTCTTCCAAAACAGTTAGTCAACCCTTTTAATTTGCTTGCTTCAGTGAATGTCCTACAGTCCACATCAATCCACAGTGATGAACAGAAAAGTAACAAATAGTGTTTTCTATGGAAATTACTAAGAATAATTTACAGAGAAAATTGAAACAAATGGCATTGTGTCCCATAATAATGCTGAACTACAGTTTGTGAAATGTAGAACAATGAGAACTCAACTTCACATTGACTAAAACTCCAGATCTAGCATAATGTTATATCCTCTACAGCACAGAGTAGAATAGTTCTGCTTATACACCTGAATTATTTCAGTGAAGTGTTACCACCTTCCCAGTACTGTGTAACCATTCTATATTCCTGTGACAAGATTTCACCTTCTTATGTAACATTTCTATATACACTACCTCATCTGATTCTTACAATAACACATCAAACATCAATAGATAAAGCAGGTGTAAGTATTATCATCATTTCACAGTTGAGTATGTTGAGGCTGGTACAGCAATAGCTTCACTCAAAGGCTCACAGCTAACGAGGTAAAGAGCTGAGGCTGGAACCAACTATTTACCTCCTACGCTCTCTCCTTTACCCTTTGCTACCTCCTAACCACACACTCACATAGGGAAATACAGCTGACTAAGAGTTTTCGCACCGGAAGCTCCTTTCTAAATGACTATCAAGGAATTACTCAGAAGAATGTAAGTGAGGAATCCTTAAGAGTGCCTGATGGGCCAGTGATGTTGGTTACTGTGTTTCTCAAGTCTGCAATGGAAGGTCTGTAATCAGTCCTCAAACAGTTCTGAACAGGAGGAGCCAACTTTTATGCTGGTATAGTGTGTGAGCAGCCTGTGGCATACTGTAACCAATACATGAGGAGTGTTGTTAAATGGCTCTATGTACACTTAAGTGTCCAGGGCAGGCTGGTATCCtttaagacttcatctctactagCAGGGTAAGTAACaataaaattagtaataatagcaataatgatAATGACTTATTATATTGACTAACATTAGCTTTAATACTCATAAaactatacaaaatatatattattagccccatttttcATATGAGAAAACTAATGTCAAGCGACTTGTCCAAGGTCTTACTGCTCCTAAGTGGACAGTTAAGATTTGATGTTGTCCCATTTGAAATCCTTTCTACCTTATAATACCTAATTAATAATACTTAATAATACCTCTTTTTAACCTAATTAATTCAGtcaattatcaaatattttagctTCCAAATCTTTCCATTTCCATTAAACTGTCtagatctgtgctgtccaatatgatGGCCACATGTAGTTACTGAGCACTGGGAATGTTATGAGCTCTAATTGACATGtgctgtaaatataaaatacagtacaaaaaagtataaaacaactCATTCATAAATGataatattgattacatgttgaaatggtaACGCTTTGGATATGTTGGgttaatataaatacattattaaaattcacttttttgctttttaatgttactaaaaattttaaattacatatataattagaCAGTACTGCTatagattattattttaagattcatCTACTTCATCCCCACATACTGATCTCACAGAGAATCAACCAGTATGAAAATGCTTTTGCTGTTGAATTATTCTCATGGCATGAGCCTATAACATAAGATATCAAAACACTATGTTCTATAGTATATGTCagactgtctttattttttaccataatcaaagcaagaaaatatgtCATATTGCAAACCCGGAATGACCTGGTATTCctttatcatatatacatatactatatttaGTTTTAACAACTTTATGAGGTAAACTTTTTACAActttataaacaactttatgaaGTAATAGTACTTCCCCTTACTGATGATGCTTTCTCTTCAATTATCTgctattctatttttttgatgTTGCTTGTAACTCACTAAACCAACTTCATCACTCACTAGTGTGTTGTAACCCACAGTCTGTAAAACTCACAAGAGTGTCTGCAAGTGAGATACTGATTCTGTCTACACAGAGGTGAAGGGATATTTTAGCAAATAATAAGATGGACCTGGCAGTAATGAATGAGCTGGTGGAGGCCTATAGCTATAGCAAGATCTGTGGCCTATTCAGTTGGCAAAACTGAAGGGAGTTCAAAACGCTTCCTCTCTCCTATAGAGTCAGCACGAATGGACCTGTCTAATGCCCATCTGTTGGTCTGCTCAGCATTACCCCATTCTTATAAGGAAGAGCATGTGCTTCTTTTGGTACCTGTTCTTCCTACCCAGCCCCCACATCCCCCCACCAGCTCCACCCATGAGGTTCAAATGGAAACTCCCATATGTTATAAACCATGTCTGAtggctcataggtgggaacccaACCCAAGTGAAACCACTCAGAGCCTACTCCTGGGATTTGTGGGCATCTAACTAGAACAGGGAGAAGTCCGTCTTTTCTGATAAGAaaatccccaaagtcttaacttggAATCTGTCACTAGTTGTGTCCTCTGCAATGCAGAAGAATTCCTTTATCATAGGAGAGagtgaaggaaagagaagcagaggTGAAAAGCACAGAGAGGTCAATGGGCCCAACTCCTTGCAGGGCCAGCTTCGTGGGCATGTGGCCCATGCAGTCACTTAAGGTCCCGTAGTTGGTTTAATATTCTGCTGTGGCCACCTTGAAGCTCTTAATCATTTTCAAACAAAGGACACCGCAAATTACATATCTGGTCCTGAGGCGTTGGTTCCAATTTTTCCTTAAACCCAGTGGGATCCTCATCCTTCCTAAGACTGAATCATTCAGCTCTTCTTTAGATTATGTAAGATTCTTCCAACAAATTATCTTTTGTGCTAAACTTCTTAGAGGTAGATTCTTTTACTTGCAGACAAGAAACTGGACTACACTGTGGTCAAAGACACAAGATGAGACCAGTAACACAATTCTAGAGGCTCCCAGCCCCATTGCATGCCCAAAAGATAGAGTTCTGTCCTTGCCCCTCAGGTTTCTGATTTTTTCAGAACTGCACCTGCAGGGCCTGGATATCTCCCCAGAGAGTCCAGAAAGGTCTTTGTGCTTTAGAAAGAACACAGGTTACAGTGGTTGGTAGCATTTAGAGACCAACACTAGTTTTAGGCATCTTGTAATATAATTTAAGGTGATGTCCTTAATATTGCAAATTCAACAGGTTTATATCCAAACTGTACCATGCTCGTTTCTCTGAATAACTGAAAAGcaagcaaataagtaaaataaaacatgttccAATATCACAGTCTAATTGGGAAAAGGGGTTTCATTTGTGTAATGCCCATAATCAGCTTTAAAACATATCCATAGATTATCGTTTGTTTACAGAGGAAAGTAAAATGGCCAGACCTAATGATAAGGTGATCAGTGGCTTAGTTTTGCTAATTCCAGCACAGTTATCTTTAGACTGATATTTTGGCTGAACTATAGAACACAGAACTtgccaacattttttaaagtgaaggaGTGTTTGCCTCTTTCAGTTTGATTTAGTGGCCTGAGGTTCCCCCAAGTCCCTCTGAACTGTTTGCTCTTGAACCACATTTATTTCTTATGCATTTGGAGTAATTGATGTGCTCCTAAGGAAGAAGGAATAGGAGGGAGCATGTGAAATTAGTCATCAACAGAAAGAACAGATCTAGttgaaacaaaaggagaaaagtgaGATCATCCAGAGGTTACTGTCACTCTCAACACACACAAAAGGTTTCTTTGGGCAGACTGCAGACATTCCCCCAAAGTATTCTGCAGAATAGCCGCCAGGCACCAACAACAAAGATGTGACTTGGGCATGAGATGATGGATTCAAGGGAACAGAGTTAACAGAGGTTGTGTTCTTGAGACCTGTGTCATCTTGAAAAACGCCCTGAATTCGGCATTGTTTATATTCCTCAGGAATATGTTAGTGCCTATAGGTGATCCATGTGAGAAATTCTGGTCGGTCTGGTCTCTTACAAACACTCTGAATCCTATGTCCTGAAAAAGTTACAGAAGGATGTCAATCCTGGCTTCCCCTCCCAGGGAATCGTGGAAAACATACTATATCAATGCCTTGATGTGCCACCTTGTTTCGTCCTTACACTAAGTCTGTAAAGCAAGTATACAGTGTCCTTGGTTGCAGTTCAGTCATTCGGCATATATTTACTAAGCACATATTGCCTGTGAAGTACTATGCTTCTGGGATACTGCAGCGAATAATACAGATGTGACCCTTTCTCCTTCGGGGCttactttctcagacaaacaaacaaaaacaaaacaaaacaaaaaaaaaggtggggggagaAATAAGTAGATAAAATAATTGCCAGGGGAATTAGGGTTATCATGGAAAAGTACAAGGAGTTTGAGAGGATAAAGAGAAGGGGCAGCCCAGctttccacctctgcctctcccagGCACCCCCAGGCTCCATTCTCTCCTCCCTATACCCCTGCCCAGACAGCACCCACCTCCCCTTCCGCCCCCTTTTCCCTCCTATCTCCGCTCCCTCTCTGACCTGCCGCCCCTCCCTCCGCTCCCCTGCCCTTCTGCTCGACCAAGGCCCCCGGGAGCCCTCTACCCCCACCCCATGGCCCAACCGTCCGGGCACGCGCTCCGCCCGAGCCCGCCGCCcctgctccctcctcccaccctgtgAGCCGTGGCCCTTGCCAGATGTCCACAATGGGAAATGAGGCCAGTTACCCGGCGGAGATGTGCGCGCACTTTGACAATGATGAAATTAAAAGGCTGGGCAGGAGGTTTAGGAAGTTGGACTTGGACAAATCAGGCTCTCTGAGCGTGGAGGAGTTCATGTCCCTGCCGGAGCTGCGCCACAACCCGTTGGTGCGGCGAGTGATCGACGTCTTCGACACCAACGACGATGGAGAAGTGGACTTCAAGGAATTCATCCTGGGGACCTCTCAGTTCAGCGTCAAGGGCGACGAGGAGCAGAAGTTGAGGTTTGCGTTCAGCATTTACGACATGGATAAAGATGGCTACATTTCCAACGGGGAGCTCTTCCAGGTGCTGAAGATGATGGTGGGCAACAACCTGGCGGACTGGCAGCTCCAGCAGCTGGTCGACAAAACCATCATCATCCTGGACAAGGATGGCGATGGGAAGATATCCTTTGAGGAATTCAGTGCTGTGGTCAGAGACCTGGAGATCCACAAGAAGCTGGTCCTCATCGTGTGAGCCTTTTTCTTACAAGCACCACCCAACAACTTTTGCTTTCTTCCCTACCTCTTTTGAGATTTGCTCAAGATGTCCAACTGTCTCTCTGACTTACCTGGAAGTATTTCTCTTTGTGAAGCCATATGTCCCAACAGGAGCTTCATCACCAGCTCAGTGCTATTAATTCTTCTCTGAATGACTCAGGGTACCCTATGAGGGGAAGAGCAAGTCAATTGAGCATagtggggaaagaaaaggaaatgcctTTTATAAACATCTTTGTTTTGATCCAAAGACCAAACTAGAACTTTGaaagttcaaaaataagaaaatatacatttttgctgttatttttgatCATTTTGTTTATGGGAGGAAATTTATAATTTGCATGGGTGTTAGGTGAactgttttcatttgcttgtgtTCAGATATCTTGCCAGATTGTTAACTTCCTATTGTAGCAACAGGGACAAACATATTTATCTTTGCTGGGCATCTTGTAATCACTTTTCTTGGGGGACAAAATCCTATCTTTTCCTTCAGCAGATTGCAGCCTCATTCCCCACAATGCATCCAGAAATCGCTGTGCATGTTTGAGGGGTAGGAGTTCATTTGGCCTCCTCCTGACTCATTGCTCCAGCTCCTGAACAGAAACTAGCTTCAGGGCTCTTATAGGAAATGCTAAGCCTGGACTGAGTGCCCAGCTCAGTCATCATCCTCATTGGCAGTGGGTTTCCAGGGTTGGCAGCCCACACAGCATTAAGTTCAATGAAGGGGACCTCCAGCTAAATAGGGCAAGGAAAGTGTTCTCCCAGAAAGTGCTCTCACCTCAGACACTGGTTCCTACCCCCCAGGTGGAGAGAATGGGACATTCAGTTAGTTGTCCCACGGAGGAGAGGCAATAAAGATTCAGGCTGCAGTGGAATCTCCCTAGGATGCTGAAGTGGCATTATGTCTGTTGCTCAGAGATGCAGAGACTGACAATTGTGTCTCCACAGCAGAGGTGGATGCTGGCTACACTAGCTGTGCTGATTTTGAAAATCAGATCTGGGGCATAGCAGAGAAGCTGAGAGCTCTCTCATTCCAGGAAGCCTTTTCTCTCGTGGAACATTCAGCGCAGAAGTCCTCACACCCTAATAGATTTCCACCACTGGGAGCCTGTGGTTCCGGGGGAGATCCAGAATGCACGTGTCTCTTCCCACTCATTTATGTCATGTTGGTAGCTTTAGATCAGCCATGGTGAGAAGAGAACAAAAGcttttagttgtttttgttttggttttggagaATCAGTACCAGTAAATACATCACTGCCTGTATGCCAAATGTTACCAGCTCCCTGAGGTCCCACATACTACTGTCAGTTCTCAGAGGACGAACTGTCCTCAGAAGAGCAGGGCTAGGACTTGTCCCAGCATCTGCGGCTCCACACCAATCCCCTTTCTCACAGAGAACCACTTCCCATATAAGATGCTTAAGGCTCTCAAAACAGCAGAACAATGAAACATACTCTCCCTACACTTGCTTAGCCAAGGGATACCACTCAGGTAACTTTTTTCAGGACATGGAAGATCTGTTTCAAGGGGATTTACCACTATTTTATTTGGAAGAAGCTGGCAACTGGTCTTgaccaaaaataggaaaaaaaaaaaagttcacaaatTTAATCACTTTCAGGGAACCCATCTATCAAGGCACCCTAccatatacttttttatttaatagattaCTTAGAAACCACAAAAATAGGAATTCTTGCCCCTTCAATTCCTGTTCAACCCTAAAAATTGTGATAAACGCTCCCAACCCTGTGGTGATTAGGGTTATGCAATGTCCAAAGATTCAGACACACCTAGGTTTGGATCCAGTTGCAACTAGCTTGTTATCACACTGACTTCTTTTTAGCTGTGTAAGCATGAATAATTTACTTAGCCTGTCTGTGTCTTTCCTCCTAATTAAAAAGAGGATCCTTCCCAGGGTTATTTTGAGGATTCAAAAAGACATGCCACACAGCTGGAGCACAATTCCATTTCATTCAActaattcccttcccttcccccttcctccccttctacAAGATCAATATGTAAAGGAGACATGAGGCTCACTGGTTGCTTTTGAACACTTACTTAGTTCTTAGCTACACCCACTCTAAAATTAACTGGACATTTGTGTACAGCCCATATCCAAGCCCAGAGAGAAAACAATGGGAACAATTTCAAGGTCCTCCCCACTCCTTCATTTGCAGAGGGGACAATAGACTTTCTGACTTGAGAGctggagaaattttaaaagaaaattctcattCCAGCCCAACCTATTTAACTTTTTGTGGAGGAATTTTACATGGAGAAAGTGAGCACATGTCATACTAGCCAAGAGGACATTATTGTCATTAAAGAGAGACATTATTTATATACCCTGCAATGTGCACATTAAAGTATGGAAATTTCAAAATTATGACCAAGGGTTTGAAACATATTGGATTACATGCTCACATTTAACAAAGAGAGGAAATGTATTTCAGTTTCTGGAGTGGCTGGAATTTACAAGCTAATTGTCCAATAAATCTACTCAAGATAATTACCTAAGGCTTTGTGGCAATGACCTTGAACTGAGAGCCTGTATCTGGATTTAGCACTGGAAAGATCTAACTGGATATTTGGGTTAAAAGAATCACATTTATTCCCAAATCAGAATGCTTTGTTTTTCCTGTCAGTTAATTGCCAGTTGCCAACAAATCTAGTTCTATACAGTTTCTTGGGAtgataacaataaatatttattgagcaattgtCCCATAACTTTTGATATAACCTTtcttatacatataatttaatcATCATAACAACACTGTGAGTCTGGTGCCATTATTTCAGCATTACAGATGAGCCATGTAGAGATCTAGAATCTTCTCCAAAGTCAcccagctggtaagtggcaaagCAAGGATTTGAACCAGGCTTTCTGACCCCAAATCCTGAGCTTTATTTCTACCTCTCtgcatttatcttatttttatagttCCTATATCTACCTGtcacaaattatttattatagtcttaACCATGTATGTAATCAAATCAAGCCTCAGTTTTCATAAATGATGAAACTGAAGCCCAAAGAGGTAAACTGCTTGTCAAAGAAcaagcagcctccacctctttgGTTCTATGCATTGCAATGAAACAGATATGTTAgacaaaacacttttaaaccatgtTCCACCTTTGGCTCATCTTGAGAAACAGGTGACAGTATTTAGATTAAACCGATAACACAAACCAATATGCTCTGAGGCTATAGAGATCAGTCACAATATGTTGTTATGAATCCTATGTTAATGGATTGTGTCTGCTCTCTACCATATGTTGCAATCCCCAGACCACTAGACACtctttttgaaacagagaaaaaaatatggctTCAGCAAATTCAATTTAGCTTTGGTTTATATTCTATCATGCTTTAGAAACATTCTCAAGGAAAAAATATGTTccaaacatttttgttaattaCAAATTCCTAAGCCACTATCTGAGGAACAgtgtgcattttttaaatgaagacaatttttattttaaaaaattacaggccaggcgcagtggctcaagcctgtaatcccagcactttgggaggccgagacgggcggatcacgaggtcaggagatcgagaccatcctggctaacacggtgaaaccctgtctctactaaaaatacaaaactagcccggcgaggtggcgggcgcctgtagtcccagctacttgggaggctgaggcaggagaatggcgtgaacccgggaggcggagcttgcagtgagctgagatctggccactgcactccagtccgggcaacagagcaagactccgtctcaaaaaaaaaaaaaaaaaaattacaaattccaTTCTCCACTTACACTACTGATTCTTTCTGTCTGTTAAAAGAGAGAGTAGGTAGTTAGTCTGCTATggtgttatatctattttgaatACTGTGAACGGGGGAGGCTCgggtgtttttaaaaacagagtgtcggcccgggcacggtggctcatgcctgtcatcccagcactttgggaggctaaggtgggcagattatgaggtcaggagatcgagaccatcctggccacattgtgaaatcccatctctactgaaaatacaaaaattagctgggcgtggtggcacgtgcctgtaattccagctactcagaaggctgaggcaggagaatcgcttgaaccagggagacagaggttgcagtgagccgagatcgcaccactgcactccagcctgggtgacagagcaagactccatctcaaaaaaaaaaaaaaaaaaaaaaaaaaaaaaaaaaaaaacagaatgtcaTTATGGTAGAGGAACAAGGCCACTAGACTGAGAATCAGACTGGACTCCTCTGCTGCTGTGTCAACTATTGTACCTACCCCAGGAGCCAATGACTGTGAACTATAAATCATGAGTCATCAAGAATTAGCTGATTCATAATGAAAACTTACAACACTGAAGGGTCATCATAGCAGCAGTAAAGCTGTGCAGATCCGAAGACAGTCTGACCGCTCACAGGCTAACTCTGACCTacaaatgtttgcttttgttgttacTGGTTTTACATGGTGTTTGTTCtcacaatgct is a window encoding:
- the PPP3R2 gene encoding calcineurin subunit B type 2, coding for MSTMGNEASYPAEMCAHFDNDEIKRLGRRFRKLDLDKSGSLSVEEFMSLPELRHNPLVRRVIDVFDTNDDGEVDFKEFILGTSQFSVKGDEEQKLRFAFSIYDMDKDGYISNGELFQVLKMMVGNNLADWQLQQLVDKTIIILDKDGDGKISFEEFSAVVRDLEIHKKLVLIV